In Mastomys coucha isolate ucsf_1 unplaced genomic scaffold, UCSF_Mcou_1 pScaffold20, whole genome shotgun sequence, one DNA window encodes the following:
- the LOC116099558 gene encoding C-type lectin domain family 6 member A, protein MVQERQRKGNGVCWTLRLWSAAVISMLLLSTCFIASCVVTYQFMMDQPSRRLYELHTYHSSLTCFSEGTMVSEKMWGCCPNHWKSFGSSCYLISTKENFWSISEQNCVQMGAHLVVINTEAEQNFITQQLNESLSYFLGLSDPQGNGKWQWMDNTPFSQNVRFWHPHEPNLPEERCASIVYWNPSKWGWNDVFCDSKHNSICEMKKIYL, encoded by the exons ATGGTGCAGGAAAGACAACGCAAAG GGAATGGAGTCTGCTGGACCTTGAGACTCTGGTCAGCCGCTGTGATTTCCATGTTACTCCTCAGCACCTGTTTCATTGCGAGCTGTGTAG TGACTTACCAGTTTATGATGGACCAGCCCAGTAGAAGACTATATGAACTTCACACATACCATTCCAGTCTCACTTGCTTCAGTGAAGGGACTATGGTGTCAG AAAAAATGTGGGGATGCTGCCCAAATCACTGGAAGTCATTTGGTTCCAGCTGCTACCTCATTTCTACCAAGGAGAACTTCTGGAGCATCAGTGAGCAGAACTGCGTTCAGATGGGGGCTCATCTGGTGGTGATCAATACTGAAGCTGAGCAG AATTTCATCACCCAACAGCTGAATGAGTCACTTTCTTACTTCCTGGGTCTTTCTGATCCACAAGGTAATGGCAAATGGCAATGGATGGATAATACTCCTTTCAGTCAAAACGTCAG GTTCTGGCACCCCCATGAGCCCAATCTTCCAGAAGAGCGGTGTGCTTCAATAGTTTACTGGAATCCTTCGAAATGGGGCTGGAATGACGTTTTCTGTGATAGTAAACACAATTCTATATGTGAAATGAAGAAGATTTACCTATGA